Genomic DNA from Prunus persica cultivar Lovell chromosome G1, Prunus_persica_NCBIv2, whole genome shotgun sequence:
GAAGCACTTCTCTGCTTCATTAAATCTTAAGGTTTGTTGAAGCATTCTCATGTCGTGTGCATGAAGGTTCACCTTTATTCTTTTGGTCAGTAAAGGAATCTATTTAGATTTAAGAGAAGGAATTCAAGAAACCAATTCACCATAATGATTCTTACTTCATTCATTAGTTGCTAAAAAAGCATGATGATATTGCGGTCAACATATTATTCcaacaaacaacaagaagCATGTCTTCTTAGATGATCAATCAacaaaaacatacatcaaggaTATAATTTGGTGAAAAGAAATTCATCaatgaaatctgaaaattcataaacttaaaatatcataataataatGGAGTAATCTAGGGCTTCAAACTAAACCCTACAAGCTTAGCAACTGAAAATACAAATAGAAgcatataaattaaaagaagtgTGGAGATTTGTGCCCACAAGGGTCTCATCAATGGTGAAAGAGCTTCCCCTTTCTTCTTGGCTGCTTGGTTactttcctcctcctccttagATTCAAacgttagagagagagagagagagagagagagagagagagagcatctTCCTTCTTGTCCAGCAAGCCCATCATCATACAATCAATCTTAAGTTGTAGGAATATGTTTATCACCCTCGTCTGACACAAATACTAGCATGTTTATCTCACATCTTGGTTATTATTAAGCTTAATTAGCCCACCATCATTGCCATACCAATAACTAGTCAACCTGGCATGTCCTAACTCCATTACCATGGTATCTATCTCGACCATTAACGTTCTATTCTTGTCACAATAATCAACCTAATTTACTTTCCGTTGACATAATAGTTTCCCATTATTGATGTCTAAAGCTAGTCATAACTTAGTGTTAGTATGAAAATAGTGttgtcatttcctagactctagcataggttgaaaattagtgtgtgaagaattgttactGGACGTTTTGGCACAACTCATTCAACCCCATACATTCGAGGCTTGACTTGACCGATATGAGTAACTTgatttcaggtaaatcatgacataatcataCATTCATTATAAGATtcctagtttgagtttttttttcaatcaagtttttttatgttaatcttatttttaataggattagaCTTTATCTCTTAAGATTATTTTTCTAGTTAAactctattttgatttaagttaaaatattatattgatACCTAATTGGTCTCTTTGATAAAAATTGTTATCTTGAATAACAATCCTTGCATAAGCACGTTTTTCATGCTGTGCCCATTTTGAATGCCATCAAATAGTCATAGTTGAATAGGTTTAGTGGGTGTTCATATTGCATCAGGTTTAGGAGTTTTAATTGAAGTGGGTTTGGCACTTGTGGCATGCCATCTGACTGGCATAGGAAACCTTGAATAAAAGGAGGATGCCTCTCCTCGGTTacagaggtttttttttggatattgGGTTGAGCATATAGAATTCTTAAGCAAAAGCTGTTGTGcatatatttgagataaatcatcaagtgttccatgttttacttggtgatttatcaaacactttaatcattcatattgcattcatatgcatgtcggtgactcatacggttgagggCACCAAGACCGTGGTGGCGGTTTTCCTCCGGCGAGCTTAAAGCAATCGTGgccagtattgcgttcaacataaggagtgtcaaagatcatcccgtgacagaagttgagttacgaagaagtcggtaaacattatctagaatgagtctaggataagtgtgtgagtacttcttgtaatcatcgttctatagtggatttgagttggactgaggagttccgtggattttccccagaggtgggattttaccacgtaaaataattctctgtgtgttcttttattttaagcttagcacatctcaggattgataactaatatcaatcctgcttcaaaggttgatcattatttattgcaaaaaattcgaattagcttgtttaaccttctccaggcatatatagatatccTACAGGTATTTTCAATTGGCATCAGAGCAGGTTGCTGGACATACTCAGTAAGATCTAATATACCTTAGGATGGATCGTGCCTCGGGCTCAATTGCACatccaccatattttgatggcaACAACTATAGCGCTTGGAAGGCCAAAATGAAGTCGTTTCTTTGGTCCTTAGATGAACGTGTATGGAGTACAGTAGTTCATGGATTTCCTAAACCCACAAAGAAGATCGGAAAAGGAGATGAAGAAACCACAATCCTCAAAGCTAGAGAGGAGTGGACCACTGCAGAAGTCACACACAGCACTAATAATCAAAAGGGGTTAAATGCTTTATTTACTGCTGTCTCTTCAGAtcaatttgaatatatatctTGTTGTGATACTTCTAAGGAAGCTTGGGATATTTTGCAGGTTACTCATGAAGGAACGGATACTGTCAAGGGAGCCAAGCTTCAAATGCATACTTTACAGTTTGAGACACTCATGATGGATGAGAACGAaactttttctgaattttatgCTAAACTGTGTGTAATTGTGAATGATTGTTCAAGTTTAGGTGAAAAAATTCCAGAAGACAGGGTTGTGAAAAAGATTTTGAGATCCTTGCCTCAACGATTTCAACTAAAGATCACGGCTATAGAAGAGATCCGTGACTTGAACACCTTGAAAGTTCAAGAACTCATAGGGTCCATACAAACCTATGAGATGAAACATCTAGCTCctaaaaagagcaaaaatgtTGCTTTCAAGGTTgtgaatgaagaagatgatgggcATTCAAATGAAGATTGCagtgatgaggaattaacGATTCTCACAAGACGATTCATGAACTTTCTCAAGAATCAGGATCCAAGGAGTCGAGATTCAAAAGGtataaattctaaaaataggTTTGTTAACTATACTGATGGTGGGTCTAAATTTCGCAGGTCAAATGAACGAAAGAATCCAAGAGAAAAGGTCCAATGTTTCGAATGTGAAGGCTATGGACACATATCTTCGGAATGTGCCAACACCTTAAAGAAACAAAGGGATGGCAAGAATAAGGCGATGCATACTACTTGGAGTGATAGTGAATCAGAATGCGAGATTGATGAAAAGACGGTTGCACTCATAACCACAGTTAGCTTGGATGAATCACATGAGGATGATGATTGTAAAGGTATAAATATTGAGTTTATCATGAACAAATATGATGATTTGTTGGCTGTTTCTCAGAAgttcaataaacaaaatagtGAGCTCGTCAAAGAAGTTGCTGTGCTGAAGCTGGAAAATTCCAGGATTGCAAACGAGTTTCAATCCCCTGATGCAGATTCCGAAAAGGTAAGTGCAGGTATGAACGAAACATTGAtgtttttgcataaaaaattgGCTGATCAGAATAAATTAAGTGCATCTCTAACATCTGACAACAAAGCCCTTGAACTTGaacttaaaaattcaaaagaaaggaTTGTTTCTTTAACCATTGGTGCAGAAAAAATTGACAAGATGATTAGCATGGGAAGAAGAGATGGTGACAAACGAGGCTTGGGATTTGAACCAAGTAATAAGTCTTCCGCTGTgtctaaaacaaagtttgtcaaATCCACTTCACCTATTGAACCTTCTGTCACTCATGAAGTCAAGAAATTTATTCCAATTTGTCACTTTTGTGGAACTCGTGGGCACATAAGACCGAGATGCAATAAGCTTCGAAATGAATTTGTTTGTTCAAATTCTCATGGCATGGGTGGAAAAGTAAGTATCCAACATAAGATTTCAAATCTTATGAAAGAGGTAAACCGCTTATCCAAACTATCTTCTTTTCATTGTTTGCCGTCAACTAAGACAAAGTTAGTTtggaggaaaaaggaaaatcataatGGTATGTCTTCCTCCACTAATATTGTGCATGAACCCGTTGCTTTAGAAAGTTTGGATCTTAAATGTATTGCTgtaaaatctttggataatcTTCGATCTGACACTCTTAGAAAGTCTTTAGGTATATGTGCTCTAGATTAATTTGGAGTCTATTGCATGCCAAAGCCTCTTTCATGTCTtatgatattttaattaatttcagtGTTTATAAATCTGCCCAGCTCGTGCAAGGATTGTTAAGGTGTATCAATCCTGTAACTGTCTGAACGTATTTGTTGATCTTAGATTGGGCTCTGACACTGCACTATTTTGAGAACTCATACTCTCAGCTTCACACAAAGGTTTCCATTGTCTTAGTGCATTATAAACTTCATTAAATGATCTATCCAtatctttttatctttattttgcaCATCACACTCTTTTCCTTGAAGTCCTTTGAATATCTCTTCTCATGCACTTGTCTCTCTTTGGATTGCCATAACACTACTGTGCGTAAGTTCTTGATCTGTttagaaataattttattttattttttaaaaaaaaaaaaaaaggtgttgaCCACTCATTGCTCAGTAACCGGGCCTCTTGTCTAACCAACGTCGAGGTTCGAGTCAACAAGTTGTGATGGTTTGCTATCCTTGCTTATCTTTGGAGCCTTCATGATTCGGATCAGTATTTCCCCAGGGGTGCTTTATCACCCAGTTGCTTCCAGTCATCTGACGTGAGCACACTAATTGACCATCCGTTACATGGATCATGTCGAAAGCTAAATAAAGTAAGCcaccaaatttaaaataataataataataataataataaatacaatTCATGTCTCAAATAAACTGATCTTCCTATACTTCCAATGCACTTAGTGTCTGTGTCATCTTTGGTGGGATCAGTCTTGGGTGGACATATTTTTTGTGCTTAATTGAAAGGAGTTCACTTCACACCTTTGCTTCCTAATGATAGAATCATTTGGtgatgtttatttttcaccaTGCACGTGGTATGCCTCCTTGATTATCTGTGAGTTTGTGCATTTCATCTGGTGGCTTACTTTTGTCCCTGCCATGCTTTGCTTCTTATGCGTTTCAGACAGCGTTGGGTCTACTACTACTGTCTCTTCTTGCTCATATACTTGGCATGTTTATGAATGGAAAATAATTACTTCTTCTAGAGCTCTTGCGATCTGCATCTAAAGTGTGTTATATATCTTGGTTGTTTTGAGCCTTTTGTCTTAattgtgttgtttttgtttgtgttatgttatgttttttgtttttccctttcgttttctttgttgttttgttttccaaaaattttaaaattataaaaataaaaaaaaacaaaaaaaaaacaaatttctttttgttttcaaacatTGTGTCATTTATGCTTCTTGTTTAGCTGTGCCGCTAGGCTCTGCTTCATGTTACTAAGACGCACACATGATAAACTGAATCTGAGGATTGCAGTGTCATTATCAATCATGTCCGTTGCATACCTGTGGCATATCAACATGTATGACACAATGCAGAGCATAAGACATGCAACCGAAGAGGTCAGTATTATATATTCTTTATATGATTGAACCTAATTGTGTATGTTGTTCTTGTAGGTGGTTAATGGATCTTGGCTATAAAAAAGATGAGACTTTTTCATCAATTGCACATCTGGAAGCAGTGAGGTTATTGCTCGTTGTcactcaacaaaataaagcCCCTTACATGCATCATTGGTTAATCTCTATGCCTTATATGTTGGATTGCAATCTGATCTTTTCCTCTTATATATGCTTCTGTATGTTATTTCCTTGCCCTTTGGATTTCCTGACAAAAAGGGGGAGAGATCACTatgtgaaattatgaaaagGGGAGAGACTGTGTTGTAGAATTAAGGGGGAGTGatgttgtaattttctttgaattaCAATTCTTCTCCCACATGCTTCACTGGTTTTGCTGTTTCATAATGTGCAGGGATTCAGAGCTTCTAATTTAGAGTAggatttcatttgtttaatCCCATGCAATTTCTTTTGAGTTGTAATAGGTGTTTTGTCTAGGAAATGCCAAAGGGGGAGATTGTTAGTATGAAAATAGTGttgtcatttcctagactctagcataggttgaaaattagtgtgtgaagaattgttactGGACGTTTTGGCACAACTCATTCAACCCCATACATTCGAGGCTTGACTTGACCGATATGAGTAACTTgatttcaggtaaatcatgacataatcatacattcattataggattcctagtttgagtttttttttcaatcaagtttttttatgttaatcttatttttaataggattagaCTTTATCTCTTAAGATTACTTTTCTAGTTAAactctattttgatttaagttaaaatattatattgatACCTAATTGGTCTCTTTGATAAAGATTGTTATCTTGAATAACAATCCTTGCATAAGCACGTTTTTCATGCTGTGCCCATTTTGAATGCCATCAAATAGTCATAGTTGAATAGGTTTAGTGGGTGTTCATATTGCATCAGGTTTAGGAGTTTTAATTGAAGTGGGTTTGGCACTTGTGGCATGCCATCTGACTGGCATAGGAAACCTTGAATAAAAGGAGGATGCCTCTCCTCGGTTacagaggtttttttttggatattgGGTTGAGCATATAGAATTCTTAAGCAAAAGCTGTTGTGcatatatttgagataaatcatcaagtgttccatgttttacttggtgatttatcaaacactttaatcattcatattgcattcatatgcatgtcggtgactcatacggttgagggcaccaagaccgtggtggcgattttcctccggcgagcttgaagcaatcgtggccagtattgcgttcaacataaggagtgtcgaagatcatcccgtgacagaagttgagttacgaagaagtcggtaaacattatctagaatgagtctaggataagtgtgtgagtacttcttgtaatcatcgttctatagtggatttgagttggactgaggagtcccgtggattttccccagaggtggggttttaccacgtaaaataattctctgtgtgttcttttattttaagcttagcacatctcaggattgataactactatcaatcctgcttcaaaggttgatcgttatttattgcaaaaaattcGAATAAGCTTGTTTAACTTTCTCCaggcatatatagatatccTACAGGTATTTTCAATTGGCATCAGAGCAGGTTGCTGGACATACTCAGTAAGATCTAATATACCTTAGGATGGATCGTGCATCGGGCTCAATTGCACATCTCAGGATTGATAACTAATATCAATCATGcttcaaaggttgatcattatttattgcaaaaaattcgaattagcttgtttaaccttctccaggcatatatagatatccTACAGGTATTTTCACTTAGAT
This window encodes:
- the LOC18789919 gene encoding uncharacterized protein LOC18789919, with the translated sequence MDRASGSIAHPPYFDGNNYSAWKAKMKSFLWSLDERVWSTVVHGFPKPTKKIGKGDEETTILKAREEWTTAEVTHSTNNQKGLNALFTAVSSDQFEYISCCDTSKEAWDILQVTHEGTDTVKGAKLQMHTLQFETLMMDENETFSEFYAKLCVIVNDCSSLGEKIPEDRVVKKILRSLPQRFQLKITAIEEIRDLNTLKVQELIGSIQTYEMKHLAPKKSKNVAFKVVNEEDDGHSNEDCSDEELTILTRRFMNFLKNQDPRSRDSKGINSKNRFVNYTDGGSKFRRSNERKNPREKVQCFECEGYGHISSECANTLKKQRDGKNKAMHTTWSDSESECEIDEKTVALITTVSLDESHEDDDCKGINIEFIMNKYDDLLAVSQKFNKQNSELVKEVAVLKLENSRIANEFQSPDADSEKVSAGMNETLMFLHKKLADQNKLSASLTSDNKALELELKNSKERIVSLTIGAEKIDKMISMGRRDGDKRGLGFEPSNKSSAVSKTKFVKSTSPIEPSVTHEVKKFIPICHFCGTRGHIRPRCNKLRNEFVCSNSHGMGGKVSIQHKISNLMKEVNRLSKLSSFHCLPSTKTKLVWRKKENHNGMSSSTNIVHEPVALESLDLKCIAVKSLDNLRSDTLRKSLGICALD